The Shewanella pealeana ATCC 700345 genome contains the following window.
TGGCAGAAGCTCAGTTAAATGGACTTGATAACGTTTATCAAGCTTGGATGGAGCCAGCTGAAGTTGAAGCTGAGCAAGAATCCGAGGAGGAGAGTGACGTCGAGTCAGAGCCTGAAGTTGAACCTAGACACTGGGATGAAAAAGCCGGCCGCTCCTTCTTCAGCTGTCTCAATCCAAGACTCGAACTGTTGACTCAAAACCGCCTTGAACGCCTGAGTGATGAGCTTGGTTATCGCGATGGTCAAGAGATTGTAGAAGCCTTGCCTTATATGCCTGTGCATCTAGGAGGGAGTGCCTATCTTGCACAGCGTCTGCTCCAGCAGCCAAGTTTTGCGGAGCGTGATGCGATTGAGCAATGGCTTGAGCAACACTTGAGTAAGCTGCTCACTGATTTTGTCCTCAAGTATTGCGATGTAGCAGAAGCTGATACTGAAGCACTGCGCCAGTGGCTGACGTATGTTGAAAAGCCAGGTGTCGAGGTGGAGGTTACTCAACAGAGCGACGCAAAAATGATCGAGCTAGTGCGTGCTGGCATGGCAAAAGATGGAGGTAAGTCTGGGCCTGATATTAGCGCGAAACAGGCGGCTTATTGGACCTTGTTTAGCTATGATGGTGGTCAACGCTACATGTTAACCAGCTTGTTATTACAAAGTGCGAGTAAGTTAAATCAGTCTGCAGAAACAAATCAGTTTGAGCCATCGAGTCAGATTGTGCAGCTGGCTAAAAGGCATTGGCAACTCTGGCTATCGATTGCGCCTCAACGTGTGATAAATCGCATCGTTAAATTTAAGGCCGATTACCCACTTTATGCGGCGATTAATGACCAAGATGCTGAGACTGCTTTATTCGATCTGTTACAGCAACACGGCGTATCTGACGCCACGCTGGAAGCCTTCACATTGATGACAGATCAGCAGGTGGCCGATTACCGCCCTGCGGACTCAAGGTTTGCCCGCCGCTACGCTGACAAAGTTGCGCAATATGCAGCATTAGATAGTGCTGATACCAGCATGATAGGGCGTCAGCAACTTAAGCAATTTGAGACGCTATTACGAGAGCTTGAGTATTGCCGTGAAGATCAGGTTTTGGAGTTTTTCCAGCATCTTAAGGCGGTGAATCCAAGTATTGCATTGCCGATAATGCCGATGTTTGAAGTGGCTCTACTCAATACCTTAAAAGAAGATTTTGAGGACGATACTGCGCAAGCTGTGCATGACAAACTGATGGCTTACCTTGCCAGCGGTGAAGGCTTAGAGGCCTTGAGTCCACAGGCGCTGAAACTAGCAAAACTCCAAGGCTGGAATCCCTATCCAATGTATCGAGGTAAGCTTGGTCCTGCTGACTTTATCTGGTTGCTACCAAATGAAATGGCAGAGCGTCTGGCACTGTTTTTAGCGCAGTTAGGTAAGCGTGGCTTGCATTGGTTGGGGCGAAGCTCGGTAGAAAATGCCTATGTGGCAAGCCAGATCCAAAGTGGTGACATAGCAATGGCGGAGCGTTGGAGCCACCCTGAGGTGGGTAATGAGCGTCACCGAGACAGTGATATTGGCGATGCGCTCGATGTGGCTAAACAGAGCTGGGCACTAAATTGGCTCGATAGAGCCGGCGTACCAGCATCATCTTTGGTGTATTTTGCTGTGCATGAGGGCTACGAGCAGCAAGCATTTGTATGCAGGTTAGCGGCGGAAAATCGCTTGCCGGATATGCAGGACTGGCTAACGTCGAATGAGCGGGTGCAACTACTTGAAATGCTGCAAGGTGAAGAGTCACTGTCTGAGGCCTGCACCCAGAGTTTTTTACAGGACTGCTCCAGCGCAGTGAAGCAACTGGCTGGTAAGTTGTTTGGTAACAGAGCTTAACGACTGACACTGCAAGGTGGCTTTATTGCGATAAAGTAGCGATAAAGTCACCCACCCGTAATCCCTTTAATAACCTAAACCTCAGCTGTAACTTGCCGCACAAAACTTAGCCATCCTTCTCTCTTTCCTAAATTAGCTCGCCGATTTTGGGTTTCATTTTGTTGACCACTAGTGATGTGATCTAGATCGCATAAAGTCACGCGCGGTTAACTTTTGTTGACTATGCCTGCCAGCTCTATATTACTTTAGTAACCCTTAAAGTTGATTTTGATAATTTTGACGCTATTAAATAGCTATCATTATTAACGCGGAGTGAGTTATTCGTCACGTAATCACTTGTAATTTAGAGCGTTGCAGCAGTTCTTATCTAATCTTGGCTTGTTTAGATCAATAAAATCCACTGTTGGGCTTAGGTCACATTTTTTAACTTAGCAATCGGTAAAATGCTCGGCGAAGTAAACAAAACTTAACTGAAATCTGTTTTCTTCCTGCTGTTCAGCAATAGAAAAATAACGCTAGTGAACAAGATTGGAAGGCTCGCGACAGATTCACCGCTCCTGATTCCTGAGCTGTTGCAATCGGCACAGGCAAGGACACTAAAGGTAAAATTAAATGAATATCACCAACAAAGATGTGGTTTTAGGCTGGACTGCTGCTATTGCAGTTGCCGTGATCTGGGGCGTAACGGGGGTAGTGTCTAAGCCATTATCTATGGCTGTGGATCCTATGACATTAGTATTTTTCCGCTACGTCACTGCAGTGATTGGCTTATCAATTATTTTCTTCTTTACCTCTCGCAGTAAAAGCCTAAGCAAAGATCTTGGTGGATCACTGAAAATCGATAAGAAAGATATCGTCAAAATTGCTCTTTGCGGCATTATTGGCCAAGGTGCCTTCTCACTGTTTAACTTTCTGTCTCTGTCGCACATAGGTGCAACTGAAAACGGCGTGATTCAAGGCATGCAGCCATTTGCTACCGTATTCTTCGGCATGCTGTTTATGAATTTCCGCATGAACAAAATGCAGTGGGGGGCTTTTATCGCTTCGGCTTTATGTATCTACGCCATGAGTGTGGGCCCAACTAACAGCATCGAAGGCGGCACACCATTATTAGGTTATGTCTTTGTAACTTGCTCTATGTTGTCACTTGCATGGACAGCGCACCTACGTGCTAGCTTGGCAGACAAATATGGTTCTGTTGTGTCTATGCTGTATCAGTATATCTCTGTTGCAGTAACAGGTTTCTTTGTGGTGATGGCAATGGGTCTAGACTTAAGCCAAATCTTCATCATCCTTGATAGCCCGCTATTACTTGGCCTGCTGATTTTCTTAGGCACTGGTATCTCTGGTGGTAGCTACTTAATTCAGTTGTACTCTTTCAAACGTATCGGTGTTGAAAAAGCCACTATGGCACTAAACCTAATGCCACTCGTCGGTTACGTGGTAGCGGTACTGACACTGGGCGAGCAGATGGAACTGAGCAAAACGATTATCGTATCTCTGATTGTGGTTGCTCTGTACATGTTCACTAAATGCGAGACAAAGCCGGAAGCTAAAGCTGAAGTTGGCAGTGACATTGATAAAGATTCGCAGACATTGAAGACGCAAAAAGCCTAACGCTAAACTCCAACCTATTATCACCCTCAATCCCCCGCAGGCTCACCACCACGGGGGATTTTTTATTGGTAAAGGCTCTGATTAAGAATGCGTTACGGGTTAATTTAATGGATGAGATGCTAATAGCGGGCAAGGTTGATGCGAGTGAGCCTTTTAAGTTTGATATATTGAAACAGCTGATTATTGTCAGTCGAGGCACACATGTTATGCCAGCTAATTATTTACTCAGTCCAGGCAAAGGGCATAAGGTCACGTTAAGTTGTATTCCATTATTGGAACATGTTTGAGTCAATTTAATTGGGGAGTTGTGCTGCAAGTTGATCCCCACCGGATCATGTTAGCGCTACGTACCATCAGTGACAGTAGGCGCTGAGCGTATGAGTGTAAAAAAATAGCTTTTATTTGCCGTAGCATGATAGAAGCGGCTTATAGAATATTGATATGAATCATTAATCTTGGAGTAACACTCCAATTGAATGTTATTTACTCAAACTGACGAGTTTATTGACTTACTCGATGTTTTGCCATGGCCCGATGATTGTTCAACTTTGCGAAGTGAGAAAATTAAGCCCTTTCTTCGAAGTAGTAGTGATCAAGGGCTTCGGTTAACCGTGTAGCAGCGCTTCAATTCATTTCCTTCGTTAGCAGCAAGATGTCGTCTTTGATTATTTTTGAAAAAACACCTGATTGATTTCGTCTTTTTCTCGCAGTATTCGTCTTACTTAGCAAAGCCATTAACAGGCTCTTTGCCGAGCCGTAGAAACTTAATATGCAACTATTCTCTCTTGTTTCAATGACTGTCGATGGACAGCGGATCCTGATAAGCCCACAAGATGCTAATTTAGTAGAAGTGGCAGCTAAGCTGAAGATCAATATTCCAGCTCCTTGCCTTAAAAGTAAGCGTAAAAATGGTTGCTGCAAAGCCTGTTTAGTCGAGGTAGACGGAAAGAAAGCTTACGCCTGCACAACAAAACCGCTAGCGAACATGAACGTCACCGTACGCACTAGAGAGTTAGATAGTATTCGCAAGGCCTCGTTAAAGGCGTATAGGACTCAGGTGCGAACCGGGGCGGCAGCTGCGTGCCAGTGTTCAGGTTAATGCTAGTGAGCTGCTAAGGCTCGCGCGTAACAATCATCTTAAGGTGTAATGCTTGTTCTTGTAGGGCTATAGCGCTACAACAACGGCTGAAGGTTAATAGAGTGACATTTTAGCCTTTATGCTCTGATGCAGATGGTTATAGTTATATTGTTGTTCACTATTTTTCAGAGGTGCTAATGAAACTTGAAAATATTTGGTCTGCTTATCGACGTCAATTGGAAGCATTCTTACACTCCAAAGTGTCCAATGCTGCTGATGTTGAAGATTTACTGCAGGAGATATTAATTAAAACCCACACTGGCCTTGATAGTCTGCAAAAAGGGGAGAGTATTCAAGCCTGGTTGTTTCAGATCGCCAATCGAACCACTATTGATTTTTATAGAAAAAAAGCGCGTCTTAAAGAGTTAGATCCAGAAGAGTTATGGTATCAAGAGAAGCAGCAAGATATTAAGGCAGAGCTAATCCCCTGTATCGAACCGTTTCTAACGGCGCTGCCTGATGATATGGCATCGTTACTGCGTGCTATCGACTTAGAGGGGAAGTCTCAAAAGGCATACGCGCAGGAGAAAGGGATCAACTACACCACCCTTAAATCTAAAGTGCAAAAGAGCCGAGCAACACTAAGGGGGCTGTTTGAGGGGTGTTGTCATTACAGTTTAGATCCACAGGGTAACCTTATCGACTTTGAACAAAAATCTGCGTCATGCAAAAAATGCTAAATAACTTCGTCCTTTCTATGCCTGCATCGTCTTATAGGTAAATTCATTAACGATATAGGTTTAAAAATGTTGAAAATAGTAAGTTATGTCATATGTCCATTCGTGCAACGCATTACTGGTCTACTCGAGGCTAAGGGAGTGTCTTATCAAATTGAATACATTAGCCTTAAGGATAAGCCACAATGGTTTCTCGATATTGCACCTAACGGTCAAGTTCCTGTTCTGATCACAGAAGATAACATTGCACTGTCAGAGTCAGATGCGATCGCTGAATACCTAGATGATGAATATCCTTTGCTAAGACCTGAAGTTAATAAATCTGCTTGCCGTGCAAGACAGAGAGCCTGGGTGTATCAAGCAAGCAAACTTTATCTTAAACAATGTAGTCATATGCAAAGTCCTACTCAGCAAGTCTTTGAGGAGCGACAAGAATACCTGCAAAATCAGTTTGCCAAGGTTGAGTCTTTTCTTAAAGACCACACCGATAGCCAATATTTCTGTGCCAACGTGATAGGTAACATCGATATTGCTTGGCTGCCTTTGTTTCACCGGGCGGCATTAGTGCAAAAGCACACTGGAATGAGATTATTTGAAAACTTTCCTCTGCTTCAGACATGGGCCGATAATATCATGGCGACAGGCCTTGCTGAGAAAACGGTTCATGACAGTTTTGAAGCGCGTTTTGTTAATTTCTACCTAAGTGATAAGACATATCTTGGTAGCGGAAACAAACGCAACAACCAGAGCTGCAATACTTCATCGACTTCTTGTTGTGCTTAATCTCACTTATTAAGAAAGGCTGAGAAGGCTATGGGACCAAAATTTGGCCCCATAGCTTGGGTATTGACGCTGACTGTACCGTTATCTTCTATCCGCTACTGTTAGGCTATGACGACATAAGGGAACAAGGAAAGGTCGTTTTTAGTCTAGTCTAACCTTATCTTTCATTGCACTCTGGTACTGTCTCAATACTCATTTCTTCTAGGCTATATCTAGCCAAACCATCCCTAGGAGCAGTCCCTTAAACACCGTTAAAAGGTCTTTAGCCGCCTATTGGTCATTAGGCCAGCTCGTTATTTACTATTTTGTTGTAACGTATCGGCTTACACCTAGCTCCTTATGTTTGTAAATGAGCAAGCCCTTATCTCTGCTGAGTTTGCGCGATTACGCTAACTGCTCTCGTTTGGTTTTTCATCGTTCTTTTGTAACTTTTTTGCGATTTAAAAAACGTAAAGTTGTGATTTTTATATCTAAAAAGATCTCTTGATAACTATTTAACTCGTTGTTTTCTTATGTAAATATCGTTTTTATATCTAATTGCTTCTAATGGATTTTTAACTGTGCTGTAGCGCAGGTTTTTACTGTTTTTTATGTGGAAAATAGCCCTTGCTCAGTTGTTTAGCTCAATCGGTGAACGGTTAGTTTCAAAAATGTGGGCTTAAAAAAAAAGCCTGCAATAAACAGTAAAAATAAAATAATGATAAGTAGGAGTGAATGATGAGACGGTGGAAACACAAGGTAGCATTAAGCGTGCTGTTTTGTTTTGGTGCCATTGCCAATGCGAACGCTGCTGGAAAATACGACAGTATCCCTCAGATGGGTAAAACTGCTAAAGAGTCGATAGCTAATTATCAAGGAACGCAACAGATAAACGGCGTGAAAACGCTGCAAGACTATATTGTTCAAGAAGATGAGTTATTTGATTACCTATTCGAAAATCACCCAATGTTTAAATATCAACAATCGGGTAACTTGATTGGTGATTACCATATCAGTGACCGTGGTGAAGAGTATTTAGATACGGGCCATAGCCCTGCATATAGTAAAAGTGTTGGTAAGCCACGAGCGGTACAATATCGTTTAGGTGCCAAATCAATTCTAGATTATCCAAACAATTTCGTTGGTCCTGAGAAGTGTGCCGAATGTCATGCGACTCAATACGAGAAATGGCAGCGCTCGCGTCATGCTAAAACAATTCGTTTCCCTGGCGAACACCCAGAAGTGGATAACGATATTGAAAAAACCATGTACAACACCAAAGATACCTCAATCTTACCCGACGGTATTACCCCAGACATGATCTATGCAACTGTTGGTACGCCTCGTACTAAATACGGTTTCATCGATGCATGGCTCGTGCGTGGTACTTACCATATCAGAGACGGTTTATTACGCGACGGCACTGGTAAAATGGTTGCTGGTGCAAACCAGTTCTCTCGTGGTTGGGCTGAATGGCTAACCCCTGAGATGTCTAAGAAAATTAACGATGTTATCCCTGATTTCCCAATTACCCTTGAAGGTTTTGGTGGTTCAGGTTCGCACCAGCAAGGCATGAGCTCTTATGGTGCTAAGTATGAAAAAGAGATGTTGTTCCAACCAGCAAGTTCTTACTGTGAAGTTTGTCATACGTTCAAGTTTGACTTCCAAAGCAAGCAAGAGTTCTTCGATGCCTTAGGCGATCCTAAGAAGCTTCAAGAGCACACTATCTCTCGTGGTATCGCTTGTGAAGAGTGTCATGGCGCAGGTGGTCACTTAGATGGTGGTACTGGCGGCATGCAGTCTAACTGTGAACGTTGTCACCAGCGTTTCCAGTATGACCCAACGTTAATGGATACTCCTGAAGCACAAGAGAAGGGTGAATACGCCTTTGGTGTGAAGATGAAGTCTCTATGTCCATCATGTGGTACTGAAGGTTCACAGATGTATAACTCTGTGCACTACGAGAAGGGCATGCGTTGTACTACATGTCACGATCCACACGAAGTGACGGATGGTTCTTGGCAGTCTGGTTTCACTACACCAAAGCTGAAGAAAGACTGTAAAGATTGTCACGAAGCACAAACGTTGATTGCTGAAAATTCAGATACTCACAACCAGCAAACATGTCAAAGCTGTCACATGCCTAACATGGGTAGCTGTGAAAACTTCAAGGCATTGCAGTTCCCTGACCAAGCAGGCTTCGACGCAGTACGTAAGTCTCATATGTGGAAGATTGAAGTCGACCCTACTCTGAAGACGTTGAACCCACCTGAAGGTGAGTCTCGTGCCGGTGGCCCAAGCGGTGTTAAAGGTTGGACAGTGGCTAAGAACGAAGAAGGTCGCAACTACTTAGACTTGATGTGGTCTTGTGCTCGTACCTCTATCTCTGACCACGATGTGGTTGAGAACAAAGGTTGTCACAGCCAGTTCCAGTCTGAACTAGAAAAAGGCCTACATTACGAAGATCAGTTAGAGATCTACGGTGAAGTTCAGAAGATGCAAACGCCTGTTAAGGAAGTCTTCACAAAGGTTGAGCAAGCACTTGTACGCATCGACCAGCTATTAGAAGTGACTAAGTTGTCTACTGAAGACAAGACTCAAGTACTAATGCTAGCTGAGAAAGCGCAAGAGACTGTTGATCTAATCAAGAAAGATGGTTCTTGGGGGGTTCATGGCTTCCGTTACAGCCAGAAGCGTCTAGATGCTGCACTAACGTATGTTACGCAAGCGCAAAACATTCTAGATGGAACAGGTTACGCAGCTAAGTAAGCCGCCTAACTTAATCGCCTCGGCCGCCATTGCAGTGCAATGACTGCCGAGGCAATAGAGAGAAAAATGATGAAAAAAGCACTTGGTCAAATCTTAGTAACTCTTTCCTTACTCGCAAGCTCTGCCAGCTGTTTGGCTGGTAGTGGTTCAGATATGGGACCTGCTCATCGTTATGAGCACCAACTTAACACTATCAGCATGATGGAAGCTGGGACTTTAGTGGGTAAGGAAGGCGTCTACTTCTTTGATGTGAATACGCTGGAGCTATGGGCTGAAGGTTACATTCCAGGTGCGATTTACTTCAACGTTAAAGATTGGAAGAAGTTACTGCCGGCGAACAAAGATGCGCTGATGGTGTTCTATTGCGCCAACCGTTTGTGTAACGCCAGTGAAGTCGCGGCTCATTCGGTGATGAAAATGGGTTATACCAACGTCAAACAAATGCCTGATGGTATTTACGGATGGCGCTTGGCAAACCGTGTAACGGAAAGACCATAACAGCTGGATGTTGGGTATAAAAATTACGTAAAACTAATTTATTCAAAGAGATAACCATTATGAAAATATTTACAAAAACTACCCTAGCTGTTGTGACAAGTTTCACTCTATTTATGTCAGCCAACTCAATGGCCGCAACCGAGCTGACTTCTGATGTGCAAAAAGAGTCTTACAGTATCGGTGCTTCTTTAGGTAAATACATCTCGGGCCAAATTTATAGCCAAACTGAGTTGGGTGCTGAAGTCGATGTAGACCTTGTCATTGAAGGTGTGGTGGATGCTCTTAAAAATAACTCACAGTTTTCAGATGAAGAAATTCTCACCTATTTAAATCAGCGTGCAGAGCAGTTAAATACAGCTCGCGAAGCTGCAGAGGCCAAAATTGCCTTAGCAAACCTTACAGCGGGTAATAAGTATTTAGCAGAAAACGAAAAGAAAGATGGCGTTATGGTCACCGAGTCTGGTCTGCAGTATGAAGTGATTAGCGAAGGGAAAGGCCGTAAGCCAAACCCACAAGATGTGGTAACTGTGCACTATAAAGGTTTCCTTATCGACGGCACAGAGTTTGATGACTCACACAAGCGCAATGAGCCAAATCGCTTTGCATTAATGAGCGTGATTGAAGGCTGGCAAGAAGGCATTCCGTTGATGAAAGAAGGTTCAACTTACAAGTTTGCCATTCCTGCAGCGCTGGCCTACGGCGAAAAGCAAGTCGGTATTATTCCGCCAAGCTCTACTCTAGTTTTTGAAGTTGAGCTAGTTAAAGTTGAAGCTCCTGGCCAAAACTCACACGGCATGGGCCTTAGTGGTATGGGCATGGGCGGTATGATGGGCGGCGGTCACTAATCGCTGCTGCTAGCAAATTAATTTAGCTAGTGTTTATTAAGTTTTAAGTTGTTGTTTTAGTAAGTTTCGTTTGTAGAGAGTCACTATGAATAGTTTAGCTATCGGCATTGCTGTCACCTTATGTGCAGTTATCACCCTAATTTGGCGTCATCATCACTCTAGTCAAAAGCATGGTGTAACCCTGATAGTTAAGCCTTTCGATGATGGAATTGATGAGCACTCTGTCAACATTAAGGTACCTACGGTGCTATCTGTAGTGCTCTTTACAACGACACTATTAATTTACGTACAATTAGGCCATTTCAATGGTTGGAATAAAGGAGTAGTCGACACAAATATTGATTACCTGATCACCGCAGAAATCAATAGAAATGCAAAAAAAGTCAATGAACAACCTAATAATGAAATTGCATTATTAAATTTGGCTCAATCCTATGTGGATGGCGGCCTGTATAGCGAATCGGTTCAAACCTTCGATACCTTACTCAAGCTCACGGGCGATGATGCCAACATTATTGGCATGAAAGCTAATGCCATGTATTACCGCGACAACAGAGAGATGAGTTTAGACATTGACTTAGTTATCGCCAGAGCCTTAGCACTCGACGAATACGAACCGCAATCTCGTTTATTACTTGCTACCCACGCTTACCTTAGCGGCGAGTTTGAAAAGGCCATCGAGCAATGGCAGAAACTACTCGAAAGCAAACAGCCAAACGTTAACCGAGCTGCAATTAATAATGCAATTTTAAGAGCCGAGCAAAAAATAGCTAATCGTTCAGTGGCTGCATCTGAGTAAAGTCACGTAAAACCTAATAAGTATAAATATATCAGCAAAATAGCTGATAGCTGGAGGATGCTGTGAGTGAAAATATAGAGAGACGGAGGTTCCTTAAATGCTTAGGAGCCAGCTCTTTGATAATAGCGCCCTTAGGGTGTAGCTCTGTCAAAGAGGGAGAGTCAGATGCAAACAAGCCCCATTATGCGATGGTGTTTGATCAAAATAAATGTACCGGCTGTGGCGACTGTAAAGAGGCCTGTAATCTAGCTAACAACCTTCCTGAAGGTAAGTCGAGACTGCTGATGGAGCAGCACTCAGGCGGGCTAGAAGGTCAGCCTTGTCCACACTGTGGCAAAACAACGGAATGTGGCTGTGAGCGTAAGTTTGTCCGCGTGTCATGCCAACAATGTAAGAATGCTCCTTGTGTTACCGTTTGTCCTACAGGCGCGGCACACCGAGATGAGAAAACTGGCATTGTTACTATGGATGCGGCTAAATGTGCCGGTTGTAAGTACTGTATTGCGGCTTGTCCATACGATGCGCGTTTTATTAATAAAGAGACCGATGTCGCCGACAACTGTGATTTCTGCTTAAACAGCAAGCTTGCCATTGGTGAGTTACCAGCTTGTGTGCAGAAATGCCGTTATGATGCACTGATTTTTGGTGATATTAACGATCCGACATCCTATATCAGTAAGTTATTGCGAGTTAAAGACTCTGTGCGTATTAAGCCAGGGTTTGGTACTGAGCCAAGCTTACGTTACATACCTATTGTGAAGCTAGGAGTATAGATATGGACGGCAATATTGAGTTTACAATGGGCTTGTCTCAAGGCCTTGCTTGGCCTTGGCCAATTGCTGTGTACTTGTTCTTTGCGGGGATCTCCGGTGGTGCGCTAGCCACTGCGTTATTCATACGTTTCTACAAGAAGCAGACAACGAATACGCCATTTTATAAAGCGGCTGCATTGATCGCATTTGTGACCATCAGCTTAGGTATGTTATGTCTGGTATTAGACTTGACCAATCCGCTGTTCTTCTGGCGAATTCTGGTTTACTACAACCTTAATTCAGTGATGTCTATCGGTGTTATCGCACTGTCTGTGTATATTCCGTTAGTCGCACTAATTTGCTTATATGCCTTTGAAGAAGAGATCCGTTCGGTACCTGCGCTTAAAGTGTTAGTACCTGTGATTGAAAAGCTACAAGGTATTCGTCGCCCATGTGAAATCGCTGTACTAGTACTTGCTTTAGCTGTGTGTGCTTACACCGGTTTCCTTATTTCGGCGTTGATTCGTTTTCCTATCATCAATACCTCTGTACTGCCTGCGTTATTTATTGCATCAGGTATGTCTGCGGGTGCTGCTGCTGCAAAAATGCTTGCGGTATCGATGTTTAAAGAAGACTTACATAGCCAAGATATGAAACTACTGCACGGTGCAGAGTGGCCAATCATGTTCGCTGAAATACTATTCATCTTCATGATTGTGACATCTTTAATGACGGGTAACGCTGGAGCACAGAGTGCGTTTGAAGCGTTCCATACTGGTCAGTGGGCTGCAGTGTTCTGGTTTGGTGTAGTGGGTCTAGGTTTTGGTGGTCCATTACTGCTTAACTTCGCTACAGGTAAGGCATTTAGCCATTCTGCTAAGGCGTTCTACCTATCGGGTGTGTGTGCTATAACCGGCATGATGTGTCTGCGTATGTTTATCTTATATGCAGGCCAAATCTTTGCTATCTAGCCCTGAGGCAAGTTAGTAAAGTTGGTGAGTTGTTCGCTCCTAATACGCCGTCCCTGCAAGGTACGTATTAGGAGTCGAACTCCACGCTGAACAACTAAGCTCACGTCTTGCCACATTGTAATAAAAGCAAGGTTGTGAGTGCTCATCTTCGATAATCCAAGTTGGATCCACTATGAAAAAACTGCTGCTCATTCTGTTATTGGTCCCCTTTATGTTTGCCTGTAGCCAAGGAGACACTGCTTCGCAGCCGACACAAGCCGAGGCGATTCATGAGCATGATCGTTGCCACCTGTGTGGCATGATGATTACTAAGTACCCAGGTCCTAAAGCGCAGTTGAGGCTGAAAGGTGAAACCATAGTGCCCAAGTTCTGCTCGACAAGAGATATGTTTAATTTTGCGCTACAGCCAGAGAATAAGCGTCAGATCACCCACTTAAAAGTACATGATATGTCGGTGACTGATTGGGAAAGCCCTGACGATAGTGCCTTTGTCGATGCCGAGTCTGCCTGGTATGTCTATGGCACCAGTAGAAAGGCGGTGATGGGGCCAGCTGTCGCTTCATTTGCGTCCAAAGAAGGGGCTACACAGTTTGCCACTGAATTTGGCGGTGCGG
Protein-coding sequences here:
- a CDS encoding 4Fe-4S dicluster domain-containing protein, encoding MSENIERRRFLKCLGASSLIIAPLGCSSVKEGESDANKPHYAMVFDQNKCTGCGDCKEACNLANNLPEGKSRLLMEQHSGGLEGQPCPHCGKTTECGCERKFVRVSCQQCKNAPCVTVCPTGAAHRDEKTGIVTMDAAKCAGCKYCIAACPYDARFINKETDVADNCDFCLNSKLAIGELPACVQKCRYDALIFGDINDPTSYISKLLRVKDSVRIKPGFGTEPSLRYIPIVKLGV
- the nrfD gene encoding NrfD/PsrC family molybdoenzyme membrane anchor subunit; protein product: MDGNIEFTMGLSQGLAWPWPIAVYLFFAGISGGALATALFIRFYKKQTTNTPFYKAAALIAFVTISLGMLCLVLDLTNPLFFWRILVYYNLNSVMSIGVIALSVYIPLVALICLYAFEEEIRSVPALKVLVPVIEKLQGIRRPCEIAVLVLALAVCAYTGFLISALIRFPIINTSVLPALFIASGMSAGAAAAKMLAVSMFKEDLHSQDMKLLHGAEWPIMFAEILFIFMIVTSLMTGNAGAQSAFEAFHTGQWAAVFWFGVVGLGFGGPLLLNFATGKAFSHSAKAFYLSGVCAITGMMCLRMFILYAGQIFAI
- a CDS encoding nitrous oxide reductase accessory protein NosL, which encodes MKKLLLILLLVPFMFACSQGDTASQPTQAEAIHEHDRCHLCGMMITKYPGPKAQLRLKGETIVPKFCSTRDMFNFALQPENKRQITHLKVHDMSVTDWESPDDSAFVDAESAWYVYGTSRKAVMGPAVASFASKEGATQFATEFGGAVLTYEQITIGLLAGE